In Shewanella sp. SNU WT4, one DNA window encodes the following:
- a CDS encoding recombinase family protein — translation MSRVGYARVSSRGQSLEVQLSKLHQAECNKIYQEKRSGRTTERSEFQSCMSYLREGDTLVVTRLDRLARSVVHLAQMASRFQNEGIDLLVIDQNIDTSTSTGRLMFNMLAAIAEFENDLRTERQAEGIAKAHENGVKFGRPVKLTNILKQAIYDKRAEGATIGQLAKEYQLGEASIYRAINSVKKTIT, via the coding sequence ATGTCCAGAGTTGGTTATGCCAGGGTAAGCTCCAGAGGTCAAAGCTTAGAGGTGCAACTCAGCAAGTTACACCAAGCTGAGTGCAACAAGATATATCAAGAAAAACGCAGTGGTAGGACAACTGAACGGTCGGAATTTCAATCTTGCATGAGTTATTTGCGTGAAGGGGATACCTTGGTGGTAACTCGACTAGATCGCCTTGCTCGCTCAGTTGTTCACTTAGCTCAGATGGCTTCGCGTTTCCAAAATGAAGGTATCGATTTACTCGTTATTGACCAGAATATTGATACCAGCACCTCAACAGGGCGACTCATGTTCAATATGTTGGCTGCGATTGCAGAGTTTGAAAATGACTTACGAACAGAAAGGCAGGCTGAAGGCATAGCAAAAGCCCATGAAAATGGCGTCAAATTTGGTAGACCTGTAAAACTCACAAACATCTTAAAACAAGCAATTTATGATAAAAGAGCTGAAGGGGCGACCATTGGCCAACTTGCCAAGGAGTATCAGCTCGGCGAAGCATCTATTTATCGCGCCATTAATTCTGTGAAGAAGACTATAACATAG
- a CDS encoding ParA family protein: MAVIAFAQSKGGAGKTTACVTLAGELCRQAYDSGIQITLIDTDPNQHSAGWAKKDGCPSNLVLIEKSTEDTVLDDIETATSLTQFVLVDLEGSANFAVTQAISRADLVIVPCQGSEDDATEAARTIGLIRKQGRLLGRKIPCCVLLTRTSAAIQTRLLKLIKQDFIDSGVHILSSSLIDREAFRAVRSYGGTVNSLNPAVVSGTDKAAINAKAYANDVKRMLLEANK, encoded by the coding sequence ATGGCAGTTATAGCATTTGCACAAAGTAAGGGTGGCGCTGGAAAGACAACCGCTTGCGTTACATTAGCCGGTGAGTTGTGTCGTCAAGCATATGATAGTGGAATACAAATTACTCTGATTGATACCGACCCTAATCAACATAGCGCTGGTTGGGCTAAGAAAGATGGCTGTCCATCAAATCTGGTTCTGATAGAAAAATCAACCGAAGATACCGTTCTGGATGATATTGAAACTGCGACCTCTCTAACTCAATTTGTTTTAGTAGATCTTGAAGGTTCAGCTAACTTTGCTGTGACGCAGGCAATTAGTCGTGCTGATTTGGTTATTGTTCCATGTCAGGGATCTGAAGATGATGCTACCGAAGCGGCAAGAACTATCGGATTAATCCGCAAGCAAGGTCGCTTGCTGGGTCGGAAAATTCCCTGCTGTGTTTTACTCACTCGCACAAGTGCAGCGATACAAACTCGATTATTGAAATTGATTAAACAGGATTTTATTGATAGTGGTGTTCATATTCTTAGTTCAAGCTTGATCGATCGCGAAGCATTTAGAGCTGTTCGTAGCTATGGTGGGACGGTAAACAGTTTAAACCCTGCGGTAGTCTCTGGAACAGATAAAGCAGCCATAAATGCTAAAGCTTATGCCAATGATGTAAAACGTATGCTGTTGGAGGCTAATAAATAA
- a CDS encoding type II toxin-antitoxin system HicA family toxin, whose amino-acid sequence MTKTDKLLAKLKSSKTLTWHELAGALKMLGYQQVEGDGSRVKFDNGIPKELINLHKPHPRNELKAYALRQVRDKLTEWGKL is encoded by the coding sequence ATGACGAAAACGGATAAATTATTAGCAAAACTCAAGTCGTCCAAAACACTAACTTGGCATGAATTAGCTGGTGCGTTAAAAATGCTAGGTTATCAACAAGTAGAAGGCGATGGTTCAAGGGTTAAGTTTGATAATGGCATTCCGAAAGAGTTAATTAACCTGCATAAACCGCACCCTAGAAATGAATTAAAGGCTTACGCATTACGCCAAGTCAGAGACAAATTAACCGAATGGGGGAAACTATGA
- a CDS encoding type II toxin-antitoxin system HicB family antitoxin, whose protein sequence is MMQNSMTYKGYHGSVEICPGDNILFGQVLFISPLINYEAETAKGLEQAFQEAINAYLVDCAQQDIQPEKPCKGSLNVRLGHDLHLAASIAAFQASTSTNEFIKRAVQKSVGL, encoded by the coding sequence ATGATGCAAAATTCAATGACATATAAGGGGTATCACGGCTCTGTAGAAATTTGCCCTGGCGATAATATTCTGTTTGGGCAAGTATTATTCATTTCACCGTTGATCAACTATGAGGCTGAAACAGCCAAAGGGTTAGAGCAAGCATTTCAAGAGGCAATTAACGCCTATCTTGTTGATTGCGCACAACAAGACATTCAACCAGAAAAGCCTTGTAAGGGATCGCTTAATGTTAGGTTAGGACATGACTTACATTTAGCTGCGTCTATCGCTGCATTTCAAGCATCGACTAGCACGAATGAATTTATCAAAAGGGCTGTACAAAAAAGTGTTGGATTATAA
- a CDS encoding sensor domain-containing diguanylate cyclase, with protein sequence MKSSKKPINEKIRLKQLHDLSILDTPPEERFDCVTRMAKRLFDVPIALVSFVDENRQWFKSKLGLDVNETERRISFCSHAILKEDTFIVKDTMKDDRFINNPLVVGEPYIRFYAGQPLRTLSGQILGTVCIIDIVPRDFNSEDIAMLVNLADMIEREMMSIQLTMSDELTKISNRRGFFMLTRHCLGIFSRESLSATIIFFDLDKFKEINDKYGHAEGDRALKIFADEMKKSFRTSDVCARFGGDEFVALLINANIEQIKALIKRLTSSLKLRSHLDCLPYCIEFSSGVVNYEPLKHKSIEDMLKEADKLMYHDKIYKNNNLLSSRK encoded by the coding sequence ATGAAATCATCTAAAAAACCTATAAATGAGAAAATTCGTTTAAAACAATTACATGATTTATCTATTCTTGACACTCCTCCTGAAGAACGATTTGATTGTGTTACTCGCATGGCTAAACGTTTATTTGATGTTCCAATTGCCCTTGTTTCTTTCGTAGATGAAAATCGACAGTGGTTTAAGTCTAAATTAGGTTTAGATGTTAATGAAACAGAACGAAGAATTTCTTTCTGTAGTCATGCTATTCTGAAAGAAGATACTTTCATAGTTAAAGATACAATGAAAGATGATAGATTTATTAATAATCCTTTGGTTGTTGGTGAGCCGTATATTAGATTTTATGCTGGTCAACCTCTAAGAACTTTAAGCGGACAAATTTTAGGTACTGTTTGTATAATTGATATAGTCCCTAGAGATTTTAATAGTGAAGATATTGCTATGCTAGTTAATCTGGCTGATATGATAGAGCGTGAAATGATGTCAATTCAGCTCACCATGTCTGATGAATTGACGAAAATATCAAATCGTCGAGGCTTTTTTATGTTAACACGACATTGTTTAGGTATTTTCTCTAGGGAATCACTTTCAGCAACAATCATTTTTTTTGATCTAGACAAATTTAAAGAAATTAATGATAAATATGGGCATGCTGAAGGTGATAGAGCTCTAAAAATTTTTGCTGATGAAATGAAAAAGTCATTCAGGACTTCTGATGTTTGTGCTAGATTTGGTGGCGATGAATTTGTAGCGTTGTTAATAAATGCAAATATTGAACAGATTAAAGCATTAATAAAACGATTGACCTCATCACTAAAACTACGTAGTCATTTAGATTGTTTGCCTTATTGCATAGAGTTTTCTTCTGGGGTTGTCAATTATGAACCTCTAAAACACAAATCAATTGAGGACATGCTGAAAGAAGCCGACAAGTTGATGTATCATGATAAAATTTATAAAAATAATAACTTATTATCAAGTCGAAAATAG
- a CDS encoding IS4-like element IS10A family transposase, with translation MREANILQHSLHQFCPELHLKRLNSLMLASKALIECKTLTLTELGRNLPTTARTKHNIKRIDRLLGNTHLHQERLAVYQWHASLICSGNPMPIVLVDWSDIREHKRIMALRASIAFNGRSITLYEKSYPLSEQCSKAAHNGFLADLAKILPLHVTPLIVTDAGFKVPWYKEVEAHGWFWLSRIRGTVQFADIGAENWRAVRSTHDLANGQAKSLGCKTLTKTNPINCHLTLYRSKPKGRTNQRSTRTNCHHPSAKTYSTAAREPWVLASNLPPGSRSPKQLVNLYAKRMQIEETFRDLKSPAYGFGLRQSRTNSPERFDIILLIALMVQCLLWLVGLHAQQQGWDKHFQANTIGHRTVFSTIRLGLEVLRRPDYQITEKELLAAWVLFANQLLKYGYAMADL, from the coding sequence ATGCGCGAAGCCAATATCCTACAACATTCGTTACACCAATTCTGCCCAGAACTTCACCTAAAACGATTAAACAGTTTGATGCTGGCCTCTAAGGCACTGATTGAATGCAAGACGCTGACCTTGACCGAGTTAGGTCGAAATTTACCAACCACGGCCCGAACCAAGCACAACATCAAGCGCATTGATCGTTTGCTCGGCAACACGCATCTGCATCAAGAGCGGTTAGCGGTCTACCAATGGCATGCCAGCCTTATCTGTTCTGGTAACCCTATGCCGATTGTGCTCGTCGATTGGTCAGATATCCGAGAGCATAAACGCATCATGGCCCTGCGCGCCTCAATAGCCTTCAATGGCCGCTCTATTACCCTATATGAGAAATCCTATCCCCTATCAGAACAATGCTCTAAGGCCGCCCACAACGGTTTTTTAGCGGACTTAGCCAAGATTTTACCTTTGCATGTTACCCCTCTCATCGTGACTGACGCGGGGTTCAAAGTGCCTTGGTACAAAGAGGTTGAGGCACATGGTTGGTTTTGGCTAAGCCGTATTCGCGGTACAGTTCAATTTGCAGATATTGGTGCCGAAAATTGGCGTGCAGTGCGCAGTACACATGATTTGGCCAACGGTCAAGCGAAGAGCCTGGGTTGTAAGACCTTGACCAAAACTAACCCTATCAATTGCCATCTCACGCTGTATCGTAGCAAACCTAAGGGCCGTACAAATCAGCGTTCAACCAGGACGAATTGCCACCATCCATCAGCAAAAACGTACTCAACAGCGGCGAGAGAACCTTGGGTGTTAGCCAGCAACTTACCACCAGGATCTCGGAGCCCAAAACAGCTGGTAAACCTGTACGCCAAACGTATGCAAATTGAAGAAACCTTTCGTGACCTCAAAAGCCCGGCATACGGCTTTGGCTTACGCCAAAGTCGTACCAACAGTCCAGAGCGATTCGACATCATCCTACTGATTGCGTTAATGGTTCAATGCCTGTTGTGGCTAGTTGGTTTACATGCACAGCAACAGGGCTGGGATAAGCATTTTCAGGCCAATACCATTGGGCATCGAACGGTATTCTCAACGATTCGCTTGGGATTGGAGGTACTCAGGCGGCCTGATTATCAAATCACGGAGAAAGAATTGCTGGCGGCGTGGGTATTATTCGCCAATCAGTTACTCAAATATGGCTATGCTATGGCCGATTTATGA
- a CDS encoding endonuclease, giving the protein MLWPIYEGIHQGAAFDAKGNVIAPAGFATSTHVARAKKIEWEHVVPAENFGKAFSEWRDGHAQCVDSKGKSFKGRKCAEKMNISYRYMQADLHNLFPAIGAVNALRSNYNFTLLPSEKSDFGSCDMRIEGRKAQPPEASRGRIARSYLYMDKAYSNYSMSKSQRQLMVAWDKQFPVDMQECQRAKKIAVIQGNHNEIVKNRCEKRGEIGRGIARQLAWPI; this is encoded by the coding sequence ATGCTATGGCCGATTTATGAGGGGATCCATCAGGGAGCCGCGTTTGATGCAAAAGGTAATGTTATAGCACCTGCTGGATTTGCTACTTCTACGCATGTTGCTAGAGCTAAAAAAATTGAGTGGGAACACGTGGTACCCGCCGAAAATTTTGGCAAAGCCTTTAGTGAATGGCGTGATGGCCATGCCCAGTGTGTTGATAGTAAGGGAAAGTCGTTTAAAGGCCGTAAATGCGCTGAAAAAATGAATATCTCGTATCGGTATATGCAGGCTGATTTGCACAATCTATTTCCTGCCATTGGCGCGGTGAACGCGCTACGCAGTAACTACAACTTTACCCTGCTACCCTCTGAAAAATCCGATTTCGGCTCGTGCGATATGCGTATTGAAGGTCGCAAGGCGCAACCGCCAGAAGCCTCTAGGGGGCGAATTGCCCGCTCATATTTGTATATGGATAAGGCTTACTCAAATTATTCTATGAGTAAATCGCAGCGGCAATTAATGGTAGCTTGGGACAAACAATTCCCTGTGGATATGCAAGAATGCCAACGTGCTAAAAAAATTGCCGTAATTCAGGGTAATCATAACGAAATAGTTAAAAATAGATGTGAAAAGCGGGGCGAAATCGGGCGCGGTATAGCACGTCAATTAGCTTGGCCGATATAA
- a CDS encoding H-NS histone family protein — protein sequence MTDFLRKLTNFRKFKSEVKTLTLPELYAVQKQLTAIMDAREQEQAEAEIHNAERNARLNAIKKQMAELGLTPADLGTVSVATTKKPRQRRPPKYQIEVNGDMITWTGQGRTPKVFQRELDEGFELSDFLIIV from the coding sequence ATGACCGATTTCCTTAGAAAGTTAACGAATTTCCGCAAGTTCAAATCCGAAGTCAAAACGTTAACCCTGCCAGAGCTCTACGCCGTTCAAAAACAGTTAACCGCCATCATGGACGCCAGAGAACAAGAACAAGCAGAAGCGGAAATTCATAATGCTGAACGAAACGCTCGCCTCAATGCCATTAAAAAGCAAATGGCTGAATTAGGATTAACCCCAGCAGATCTAGGCACTGTTTCAGTCGCAACAACCAAGAAGCCACGCCAGCGTAGACCGCCGAAATATCAGATTGAAGTGAATGGCGACATGATCACCTGGACAGGCCAAGGCCGCACACCCAAGGTATTTCAACGGGAACTGGATGAAGGTTTTGAATTAAGTGATTTTCTTATCATAGTGTAA
- a CDS encoding HU family DNA-binding protein, whose product MLPAKFLLTGYKAMTKTELVAKIAANSDITKKEADAALKTLIATITETLKTDEEVALVGFGTFKSTMRAERVGRNPQTGEPMTFAAKRSPSFKAGKTLKEAMNA is encoded by the coding sequence ATGTTACCAGCGAAATTTTTATTAACTGGATATAAAGCAATGACAAAGACAGAACTTGTAGCAAAAATCGCTGCCAACAGTGACATCACTAAGAAAGAAGCTGATGCTGCATTAAAAACCCTTATCGCAACGATTACTGAAACCCTAAAGACTGATGAAGAAGTAGCGCTCGTTGGCTTTGGCACCTTTAAATCAACCATGCGCGCCGAGCGTGTAGGACGTAATCCTCAAACAGGTGAACCTATGACCTTTGCAGCCAAACGCTCGCCTAGCTTCAAGGCTGGTAAAACGCTGAAAGAAGCCATGAATGCTTAA
- a CDS encoding DUF1640 domain-containing protein: MNANQTNQITLTAEQLINIVGHAATQEQLDNVRRELDTKIERLDTKVERVAGELDAKIDRVASELGAKIERVAGELDAKIERVAGELDAKIERVATRTDSKIDSLKNWMLATAFTMIVTVAAATAFLVDRLPPQ; the protein is encoded by the coding sequence ATGAACGCAAATCAAACTAATCAAATTACACTCACAGCAGAACAACTGATTAATATCGTTGGTCATGCTGCTACGCAAGAGCAGTTAGACAACGTAAGGCGTGAGCTGGATACTAAAATTGAGCGTTTAGACACTAAGGTTGAGCGTGTTGCTGGTGAGTTGGATGCTAAGATTGATCGGGTTGCTAGTGAGCTTGGTGCCAAAATTGAGCGCGTCGCTGGTGAGTTAGATGCCAAAATTGAGCGCGTTGCTGGTGAGTTAGATGCCAAAATTGAGCGCGTTGCCACTCGAACTGATAGTAAAATTGATTCCCTGAAAAATTGGATGCTTGCGACTGCGTTTACAATGATCGTTACCGTGGCGGCAGCTACGGCCTTTCTTGTAGATAGATTGCCACCGCAATAA
- a CDS encoding helix-turn-helix domain-containing protein, protein MNQAQKRAHWAAVIEQQQQSQLSIKQFCQANGISYQTFFYWSKRLHSTDTVQTLQPIVFNEQSHSSSESVVLFFTNGIRAELPAALNTTQIKRWVDALQ, encoded by the coding sequence ATGAACCAAGCACAAAAGCGCGCTCATTGGGCAGCAGTCATTGAGCAACAACAGCAAAGTCAGTTATCCATTAAGCAGTTTTGCCAAGCCAACGGCATTAGTTATCAGACCTTCTTTTATTGGTCTAAGCGGTTGCATTCAACCGATACCGTACAAACCTTACAGCCTATCGTTTTCAACGAGCAATCTCACTCATCCTCCGAGTCAGTGGTGCTCTTTTTTACTAATGGTATTAGGGCTGAGTTGCCCGCTGCGCTGAACACAACTCAAATCAAGCGCTGGGTGGATGCGTTGCAATGA
- the tnpB gene encoding IS66 family insertion sequence element accessory protein TnpB (TnpB, as the term is used for proteins encoded by IS66 family insertion elements, is considered an accessory protein, since TnpC, encoded by a neighboring gene, is a DDE family transposase.), with protein MTPSGKVFLVSGVTDMRKSIDGLALIVAEQLEMDPFSEAWFIFCNRGRDKLKILFWDTNGFWLYYRRLEKGTFKWPRPNPQGVITISKPQLHWLLSGLSLENSKAHQPLNGLEV; from the coding sequence ATGACACCTTCCGGCAAGGTCTTTCTAGTTTCTGGCGTGACCGATATGCGCAAGTCCATCGACGGCCTAGCGCTCATTGTCGCCGAGCAATTGGAGATGGATCCGTTCAGCGAAGCCTGGTTTATCTTTTGTAATCGTGGGCGTGATAAGCTCAAAATACTGTTCTGGGATACTAATGGCTTTTGGCTTTACTATCGTCGTTTGGAAAAAGGCACCTTCAAGTGGCCACGTCCTAATCCCCAAGGCGTCATCACCATCAGCAAACCTCAGCTTCACTGGCTGCTCTCAGGCCTATCACTGGAGAACAGTAAAGCCCATCAGCCCCTCAATGGTCTGGAAGTGTGA
- a CDS encoding IS66 family transposase: MTDFPNDIAQLKALLQAKDALLQAKEVLLQAKEEEVAALKTQVQLLVEQLNLSKSKRFAAQSEKIAKGTFNEAEQQNALPKPAAERAKTGRKPLPANLDREVQRHTLNAPYCDCCDAPLHECGKEVSETLKILPQRVSVIRHERTKYACRQCEQTAETSKVITAPKPASMIPKSLGSPEAFAAVVTAKYVDALPLYRQVDILNRSGIDISRATLANWCVQLGSNVQIIIDAMKAQLLTERLICADETTVQVLREQDRQAPSKSYMWVYRSGEFTDNPVVIYDYHPSRAGACARDFLGDYQGYLLSDGYSAYDTLEGVTQAACMAHVRRKFIDAQKASPSKKAGKPEKALSFIGKLYAVEHKAKNLSADARQQLRMQESLPILNDFKQWLDSQQVLPKGALGKAITYAINQWPKLQTYLEDGHISIDNNVTERDIRPFTTGRKNWMFSTSVGGAKASANLYSLVMTCRANDINPYYYFRHLFTELPKRSLADDISDLMPWNVDLSDVE, encoded by the coding sequence ATGACCGACTTCCCCAATGATATCGCACAACTCAAAGCCCTACTGCAGGCTAAAGATGCGTTGCTGCAAGCTAAAGAGGTGTTGTTGCAAGCTAAAGAGGAAGAAGTCGCCGCCCTGAAAACACAAGTTCAATTACTGGTTGAACAACTCAACCTCAGCAAATCCAAACGCTTTGCGGCGCAAAGTGAAAAAATCGCCAAAGGGACCTTCAACGAAGCTGAGCAGCAGAATGCCTTGCCTAAGCCCGCTGCCGAGCGCGCTAAAACAGGTCGAAAGCCACTGCCTGCCAACCTTGATCGTGAAGTCCAACGCCACACCTTAAATGCCCCGTATTGTGACTGTTGTGATGCGCCCTTACACGAGTGCGGCAAAGAAGTCAGTGAAACGCTGAAAATCTTGCCGCAACGAGTGAGTGTCATTCGCCATGAGCGTACTAAGTATGCTTGCCGTCAGTGTGAGCAGACCGCGGAAACCAGCAAAGTTATCACAGCCCCCAAACCCGCGAGCATGATCCCCAAAAGCCTTGGCAGCCCAGAAGCTTTCGCCGCGGTGGTCACCGCTAAGTATGTGGATGCGCTACCGCTGTACCGTCAGGTGGATATTTTGAACCGCTCTGGCATCGATATCAGCCGCGCCACCTTAGCTAACTGGTGTGTGCAGCTCGGCAGTAACGTGCAAATCATCATCGATGCGATGAAAGCACAGTTGTTAACCGAAAGGCTCATCTGCGCCGATGAAACCACAGTACAAGTGCTGAGGGAACAAGACCGACAAGCACCATCGAAATCCTATATGTGGGTGTATCGCAGTGGTGAATTTACTGACAATCCGGTGGTAATTTACGACTACCATCCAAGCCGCGCTGGTGCCTGTGCGCGCGATTTTCTCGGCGATTACCAGGGTTATTTGCTGTCAGATGGCTACAGCGCCTACGATACCCTCGAAGGTGTCACCCAAGCCGCTTGTATGGCGCATGTTCGGCGCAAATTTATTGATGCCCAAAAAGCCTCACCAAGCAAGAAAGCAGGTAAACCAGAAAAAGCCCTGAGCTTCATAGGCAAACTGTACGCCGTAGAGCACAAAGCGAAGAACTTATCAGCCGACGCGCGCCAACAACTGAGGATGCAAGAAAGCCTGCCAATTCTAAATGACTTTAAACAGTGGCTGGATAGCCAGCAGGTATTACCTAAAGGGGCCTTAGGCAAGGCCATCACTTACGCCATCAATCAGTGGCCTAAATTGCAGACCTACTTAGAGGATGGCCACATCAGCATCGACAACAATGTGACGGAGCGTGATATCAGGCCGTTCACTACGGGCAGAAAGAACTGGATGTTCTCGACTTCAGTGGGCGGGGCAAAAGCCAGTGCGAATTTATATAGCTTGGTAATGACGTGTCGGGCGAATGATATCAACCCCTACTATTACTTCCGGCATCTGTTCACCGAGTTGCCAAAACGTTCACTGGCCGATGATATCTCGGATCTTATGCCATGGAATGTGGATCTGAGTGACGTGGAATAA
- a CDS encoding type II toxin-antitoxin system RelE/ParE family toxin: MFELIFHPEAEAEILALKGAMKAKVLHGLTKLEAEGHQLRYPDTKPIRDGLFELRAGGKDISRTFFAFSKGKKIYILRTFVKKTAKTPSSEIGLALSRLEQLL; encoded by the coding sequence ATGTTTGAACTGATTTTTCATCCAGAGGCCGAAGCTGAAATCTTGGCATTAAAAGGTGCCATGAAAGCTAAGGTGTTACACGGTTTAACAAAGCTCGAAGCTGAAGGGCATCAACTCCGCTATCCAGACACTAAACCTATTCGGGATGGATTGTTTGAGTTGAGGGCTGGGGGAAAAGATATTAGCCGTACCTTTTTTGCATTTAGTAAAGGCAAAAAAATCTATATTTTACGGACATTTGTTAAGAAAACCGCTAAAACGCCCTCGTCAGAGATTGGGCTGGCGTTATCCAGATTGGAGCAATTATTATGA
- a CDS encoding helix-turn-helix transcriptional regulator produces the protein MSIKVKGVSFAELKAKAFRDPEVLEAYLAEQRKDELKALLAQMRKSAGMNSAQVAAKMGVTPATVSKLENRADKASLGTLDRYASACGASIQISIQQTIHI, from the coding sequence ATGAGCATTAAAGTAAAAGGTGTTTCATTCGCTGAGCTGAAAGCTAAAGCATTCAGAGATCCCGAAGTGCTCGAAGCATACCTGGCTGAACAACGCAAAGATGAATTAAAGGCGCTTTTGGCTCAGATGCGTAAGTCTGCTGGGATGAATAGCGCCCAAGTCGCGGCAAAAATGGGCGTTACCCCTGCCACAGTCTCAAAGCTTGAAAATCGTGCAGATAAAGCGAGCCTTGGTACTTTAGATCGCTATGCTTCTGCTTGTGGTGCCAGTATTCAGATCAGTATTCAGCAAACCATTCATATTTAA
- the nadS gene encoding NadS family protein translates to MSIFNELQTSLEEAVEIHHGLKKPARVTRYEVADVKSIREELLKVTQAEFAATMGVSVDTVKSWEGKRRNPAGLAAKVLATIQQDPKIYAVLAAH, encoded by the coding sequence ATGAGTATATTTAACGAACTTCAAACCTCCCTTGAAGAAGCGGTAGAAATTCACCATGGTCTCAAAAAGCCCGCTCGAGTAACTCGTTATGAAGTTGCCGACGTTAAGTCAATCCGTGAAGAACTGCTTAAAGTGACGCAGGCCGAATTTGCTGCCACGATGGGTGTCAGTGTTGACACTGTTAAAAGTTGGGAAGGTAAGCGCCGCAACCCGGCAGGATTAGCAGCTAAAGTGCTTGCTACTATTCAGCAAGATCCAAAAATCTACGCAGTCCTTGCCGCTCACTAA
- a CDS encoding type II toxin-antitoxin system RelE/ParE family toxin, producing the protein MSHAIEFVETSIFTKQIKELATDDELKDLQAELIAQPDKGDIIKGTGGLRKVRMAVGNKGKSGSIRVLYVLALADKIYLVFAYPKAVKDSLTAEEKVKLKLIVQSLKGESK; encoded by the coding sequence GTGAGCCATGCTATTGAGTTTGTCGAAACCTCGATCTTTACAAAACAGATCAAGGAACTTGCAACAGACGACGAATTAAAGGATTTGCAAGCAGAGCTTATTGCTCAGCCTGATAAAGGCGATATTATCAAAGGTACAGGTGGCCTACGAAAGGTGAGAATGGCTGTAGGCAACAAAGGAAAGAGTGGCAGTATACGAGTGCTCTATGTCCTTGCTCTGGCCGATAAAATTTACCTAGTTTTCGCTTATCCAAAAGCAGTTAAAGATAGCCTAACCGCGGAAGAAAAGGTCAAATTAAAACTAATCGTTCAATCACTTAAAGGAGAGAGCAAATGA
- a CDS encoding TraK family protein codes for MNDMLYKELIQNNVQPRNLLPEFLALKDEIIYAMSRGFSRKDIWKRLNATDRFRGCYLTFCNYVTRHIVATSEQSRSITSTGTTAAEVIVAKSLPTKTIPIKPNNKPTTTGFDWSPNYNEDDLF; via the coding sequence ATGAATGACATGCTTTATAAGGAATTAATACAAAACAATGTACAACCTCGTAATTTACTCCCAGAGTTTTTAGCCCTGAAAGACGAAATCATCTATGCAATGAGCAGAGGTTTTTCAAGAAAAGACATTTGGAAAAGACTCAACGCCACAGATAGGTTTAGGGGTTGCTACCTGACGTTTTGCAACTATGTAACTAGACATATTGTTGCAACAAGTGAACAGAGTCGATCCATTACATCGACAGGAACTACAGCGGCAGAAGTGATAGTTGCGAAATCTCTACCGACGAAGACCATACCAATCAAACCCAATAATAAACCTACAACCACAGGTTTTGATTGGTCGCCTAATTACAATGAAGACGATCTGTTTTAG